A genomic window from Streptomyces sp. HUAS YS2 includes:
- a CDS encoding aminotransferase class V-fold PLP-dependent enzyme — MDLIGKHEQSLRTELDAGLIELGEAVTVHSRAQQRTPTTLVTFAGRDAQDAHHFLASRLVQAPAGSFYAVEASERLGLGSAGGLRIGLSLYSDSSDIARLLNGLDDFLRIQGSSRLARQLHITTA; from the coding sequence ATGGATCTCATCGGCAAGCACGAGCAGTCCTTGCGCACCGAGCTCGACGCCGGACTCATCGAACTGGGTGAGGCGGTCACTGTGCACTCTCGGGCCCAGCAGCGCACCCCCACGACCCTCGTGACGTTCGCCGGCCGCGACGCTCAGGACGCGCACCACTTCTTGGCCTCCAGACTCGTGCAGGCCCCGGCCGGGTCCTTCTACGCCGTCGAGGCGTCGGAACGATTGGGGCTCGGGAGTGCCGGCGGACTACGAATCGGCCTGTCCCTCTACAGCGACAGCAGCGACATCGCCCGGCTGCTCAACGGCCTTGACGACTTTCTCCGGATTCAGGGCAGCTCGCGGCTCGCTCGCCAACTCCACATCACAACTGCGTAG
- a CDS encoding SDR family NAD(P)-dependent oxidoreductase, whose product MDTQLRGRVALVTGASSGIGAATARAYGREGARVALTYRSNREKALQVASDVEAEGGEAITVRLDLEDLSTVEHAVTAITNHWGGIDVLVANAVRWSSAGPPDPSVRFEDVPLQEWQTMIIANLVGAAAQARAVLPGMRERTWGRIVLISSGIAEEGLPGPGPYGTAKSGLHGLARSLAWEAGRDGILVNVVAPGFTLTESRPPVPRAVADALTSNIPTRRLSAADDVARLVVFLGSGANGNLTGEVVREGSSAARAPRLMP is encoded by the coding sequence ATGGACACCCAACTCAGGGGCCGGGTAGCCCTCGTCACCGGCGCGTCCAGCGGTATCGGCGCCGCTACCGCACGCGCGTACGGACGCGAAGGTGCAAGGGTCGCCCTCACCTATCGCAGCAACCGTGAGAAGGCACTCCAGGTCGCATCGGACGTCGAGGCTGAAGGTGGCGAGGCGATCACGGTACGTCTGGACCTGGAGGACTTGAGCACGGTAGAGCACGCGGTGACCGCCATCACGAACCATTGGGGCGGCATCGATGTCCTCGTAGCCAACGCCGTTCGCTGGAGCAGCGCCGGCCCGCCGGACCCGAGCGTCCGCTTCGAAGACGTGCCGCTGCAGGAGTGGCAGACGATGATCATCGCCAACTTGGTGGGAGCAGCGGCGCAGGCTCGTGCGGTCCTGCCTGGTATGCGAGAGCGCACGTGGGGACGCATCGTGCTGATCTCCTCTGGCATCGCCGAGGAGGGCCTGCCGGGGCCGGGCCCTTACGGCACGGCCAAGTCGGGCCTGCACGGCCTGGCTCGAAGCCTCGCCTGGGAAGCCGGCCGGGACGGCATCCTCGTCAATGTCGTGGCCCCCGGCTTCACCCTCACGGAAAGCCGCCCGCCCGTCCCACGGGCCGTCGCCGACGCGCTCACGTCCAACATCCCCACACGCCGACTCTCAGCCGCGGACGACGTCGCCAGGCTCGTGGTGTTCCTCGGTTCGGGAGCCAACGGCAATCTGACCGGTGAGGTCGTGAGAGAGGGGTCCTCGGCTGCCCGCGCCCCGCGGCTCATGCCCTGA
- a CDS encoding nuclear transport factor 2 family protein: protein MAMTLERLAQFGDAWRRKDLDALMDFMTEDCEFRASVGNEPGTTFRGHDQVRMGFALMMAFDEGYESRPGGTAFISGDQGAPQWSYVRTDEAGTVHEVHGCDLFRFEGDRIRVKDAYRKVDADITNSRSLPAPPSGA, encoded by the coding sequence ATGGCGATGACGCTGGAACGACTCGCGCAGTTCGGCGACGCATGGCGCCGAAAAGACCTCGACGCGCTCATGGACTTCATGACCGAGGACTGCGAATTCCGGGCCTCCGTCGGGAACGAACCGGGAACGACCTTCCGCGGCCACGACCAAGTACGCATGGGATTCGCGCTCATGATGGCCTTCGACGAAGGCTACGAATCCCGGCCTGGCGGCACAGCCTTCATCTCCGGCGATCAGGGTGCGCCGCAGTGGTCCTACGTCCGTACCGACGAAGCCGGCACGGTCCACGAGGTCCATGGCTGCGACCTGTTCCGGTTCGAAGGCGACCGGATTCGCGTGAAGGACGCCTACCGCAAGGTCGACGCGGACATCACGAACTCCCGCAGCCTTCCGGCACCTCCCTCTGGAGCCTGA
- a CDS encoding GlxA family transcriptional regulator translates to MKGHKVVALLNDPHPPFELACAAEVFGVTWPDLPQYYEFVICTYKPGPVKNTLGHSLLVEEGLNALRTADTIVIPGWEPVGSTVEREVLEELRAAHRRGARIASICNGAFVLAQAGLLDGRRATTHWLRTALLAARFPEIAVEADVLFIDHGDVISSAGSGAGIDMCLHLVRKDHGASYAAQIARHMVLPPHREGSQLQYAVREIPAGERADDSLAQLLDWAVSRLDARLTLESMADHAGVSSRTLARRFTEQLGISPGQWLLAQRLDAARTLLEQTDLPVEVIATRVGLSSALNLRRRFRTAFGTTPGAYRRTFAPPPVPVSA, encoded by the coding sequence ATGAAAGGCCACAAAGTGGTCGCGCTCCTCAACGACCCACACCCGCCGTTCGAGCTGGCCTGTGCTGCGGAGGTCTTCGGGGTCACCTGGCCCGATCTCCCTCAGTACTACGAGTTCGTGATCTGCACCTACAAGCCCGGGCCCGTCAAGAACACCCTCGGTCACTCATTGCTGGTCGAAGAAGGTCTGAACGCCCTGCGCACGGCAGACACGATCGTCATCCCCGGTTGGGAGCCGGTGGGATCGACGGTCGAGAGGGAGGTGCTGGAAGAGCTCCGGGCCGCTCACCGTCGCGGAGCGCGAATTGCCTCCATCTGCAACGGTGCCTTCGTCCTCGCCCAGGCCGGCCTTCTCGATGGGCGCCGTGCGACGACCCACTGGCTGCGTACCGCACTGCTTGCGGCCAGATTCCCGGAGATCGCTGTAGAGGCCGACGTGCTCTTCATCGATCACGGTGATGTCATCAGCAGCGCGGGCAGCGGCGCCGGTATCGACATGTGCCTGCACCTGGTTCGCAAGGACCACGGTGCGAGCTATGCGGCGCAGATCGCCCGACACATGGTCCTTCCCCCGCACCGCGAGGGCAGCCAGCTTCAGTACGCCGTGCGCGAGATTCCCGCAGGAGAGCGGGCGGACGACTCCCTGGCGCAACTGTTGGACTGGGCCGTCTCGAGACTGGACGCTCGCCTGACACTCGAGTCCATGGCCGATCATGCGGGGGTGTCGAGCCGTACTCTCGCGCGCCGCTTCACCGAACAACTCGGCATCAGCCCCGGCCAGTGGCTGCTGGCGCAGCGACTCGACGCCGCGCGCACTCTGCTGGAGCAGACAGACCTCCCCGTCGAGGTCATCGCCACCAGAGTCGGACTGTCCTCCGCGCTCAACCTGCGACGCCGGTTCAGAACTGCCTTCGGGACGACCCCCGGGGCGTACCGGCGGACCTTCGCGCCACCACCCGTGCCGGTGTCGGCCTGA